A window of Komagataella phaffii GS115 chromosome 1, complete sequence contains these coding sequences:
- a CDS encoding B-type cyclin involved in cell cycle progression: MTTRRLPRPISKREQEIYKLGPPRNTKPGATNLELDKYEQICNRKLIDEYLNDVLHYHAALEELDPVNARMIDLQPEISWYMRPYLISFLIEVHLSYRLKASTLFLCVNLIDRYCSRRIVFKQHYQLVGCTALWIAAKYEDKKSRVPLLKDLVLMTQNSFDESMFKEMELHMLSTLDWQIGHVSLEENLQSIMLCFEIDSLTVSHHVTGDHKALRSALVAISRYLCELSLYHRSFICVSPNIIATTATLISCTVLEISNGTEFIDDLVQDILRDKQQPENYDIDDMDDIFFSDNEDELNDENEPSYNSRVMCPPFVTNFDGEQTLRVMKLVALLFLTCMLDPPDILVDKYKPLGVIDVLSGYLSTKQDHIQHQMDMLDPSKLDFEASEKTYQLLLETNPQLLQTAEWLLSITEIKSSISFQLPHTPNQEESSESLYRDTIYSLPKYPDTTNYTAKSSRDTLMLSSSPSMPPLTPPSVASTHFSSSSMRSPSHVVSYENNPAKKQVITYPSSSPIFN; this comes from the coding sequence ATGACGACAAGGAGACTTCCTCGACCAatctccaaaagagaaCAAGAGATTTACAAGTTGGGACCGCCCAGGAACACCAAACCTGGAGCTACAAATTTAGAGTTGGACAAATATGAACAAATTTGCAACAGGAAACTTATCGATGAGTACTTAAACGATGTCTTGCATTACCATGCCGCTTTAGAGGAATTAGATCCTGTTAACGCGAGGATGATTGACTTGCAACCAGAGATCAGTTGGTATATGCGTCCTTATCTGATTAGCTTTCTGATTGAGGTTCATTTATCCTATCGTCTGAAGGCTTCCACCTTATTTTTGTGTGTCAATTTGATTGATAGATATTGTTCTAGGAGAATTGTCTTCAAACAGCACTATCAACTGGTGGGATGCACCGCTCTGTGGATTGCCGCCAAATATGAAGATAAGAAGTCCAGGGTTCctttgttgaaagatttAGTACTGATGACCCAGAATAGTTTTGATGAGTCTATGTTTAAAGAGATGGAGTTGCATATGTTGAGCACTTTGGATTGGCAAATCGGCCATGtgtctttggaagagaatTTGCAATCAATAATGTTATGCTTTGAAATCGACTCACTAACTGTCTCCCACCACGTTACAGGTGATCATAAAGCGCTTCGAAGCGCGCTAGTGGCCATTTCCCGTTATCTTTGCGAACTATCGCTCTATCATAGGAGTTTCATATGTGTTTCTCCAAACATAATCGCTACCACTGCTACGCTAATCTCTTGTACAGTGTTGGAGATATCTAACGGAACAGAATTTATAGATGACCTTGTACAAGATATCCTAAGAGATAAGCAACAACCTGAAAATtatgatattgatgatatggatgatatcttcttctcagacaatgaagatgaacttaatgatgaaaatgaaccCTCATACAACTCTCGTGTCATGTGTCCTCCGTTTGTTACCAACTTTGACGGTGAACAAACACTTCGAGTGATGAAGTTAGTAGCACTTCTATTTTTGACATGTATGTTGGATCCCCCGGATATTTTGGTTGACAAATATAAGCCTTTGGGTGTGATAGACGTACTTTCTGGATATCTTTCAACGAAGCAAGATCACATTCAACATCAAATGGATATGCTAGATCCTTCTAAGCTGGACTTTGAAGCCTCAGAGAAAACATATCAACTTCTACTTGAGACTAATCCACAATTACTACAAACGGCCGAATGGCTACTGAGTATCACAGaaatcaaatcatcaatcTCTTTCCAGCTACCCCACACTCCAAACCAAGAAGAATCCTCTGAATCTCTTTATAGAGATACAATTTACTCGCTTCCAAAATATCCCGACACAACAAATTACACTGCCAAGAGCTCAAGAGATACGTTAATGTTATCCTCATCTCCTTCGATGCCTCCACTCACTCCACCATCTGTCGCATCTACGCacttttcaagttcttctATGAGAAGCCCATCCCATGTTGTTTCCTATGAAAACAACCCTGCCAAGAAACAAGTGATTACTTATCCGTCTTCATCACCGATATTTAATTAG